CTCTATGGCGAAGATCTGACGACTCTGGACCGTTTGTCCAATCAGCTCAAGACCACCCTGGAGAAAGTGCCGGGGGTGGCGGATCTGTCCCTGGAGGCCAACAAGGGCAAGCCGCAACTGATCATCCGGGTCGATCGTGAGGCCGCGGCCCGCTTTGGCGTCAACGCCGATGACGTGATGGAAGTGGTGCAGGCAGGGATCGGCGGCAAGGCGGTCAGCACACTGATCGATGGCGTCAAGCGCTTCGACATCGTGGTCTGGCTCAACCCGCAGGCGCGCAGCAACATTGCCGCCATTCAGAACATTCCGCTGCGAACCCAGGGTGGAGTGATCGTGCCGTTATCGAGAGTAGCAACCATCACCCAAGATGAAGGCTACTCCTTCGTGCGGCGCGAGGCCCTGCAACGCTATGCCGTGATCCAGATGGACGTGAAAGGGCGCGACGTCAACAGCTTCGTGCAGGATGCCGACGCTGCGATCAAGCAGCAGGTGAAAATGCCGGCCGGCTACTGGATCGAGTGGGGCGGCGCCTTCGAGAACCAGCAGCGCGCCATGGCTACGCTCGCCATCATCGTGCCGCTGACCATCGCTCTGATCTTCATCCTGCTCTACACGGCCTTCAACTCGCTGACTTATGCCACGCTCATCATCGCCAATGTACCTTTCGCCATTATCGGCGGTGTGGTCGGGCTCTTTGTCACCGGGCAATACGTCTCGGTGCCCTCGGCCATCGGATTCATCGCGGTGTTTGGTGTGGCAATGCTCAACGGCATCGTACTGATAACCTTCCTCAACGACTTGCGACGGCAAGGCTATTCAATACGTGAGACGGTGCGTCAGGGGGCGGCGCTACGGCTGAGACCGGTGCTGATCACCGCATCGGTGGCCATCCTCGGCCTCATTCCCATGCTGCTGTCCACAGGCGTGGGAGCGGAGACCCAGCGGCCCCTGGCGACAGTGGTGGTGGGCGGGCTGTTTACCTCCACCGCGCTGACCTTGCTCCTGCTGCCACTGATGTATGAATGGGTGGAATTGCGCAAGGAGCGTAAACAGCAGAACCAGCAGAACGGGTAGTACTACATCGGGCGGCTCCAAGGCCGCCCACACTCATTTTGGAGGGATCCATGAAAGAGATTAACGCCTTCATTCACAGCCATCGGATTGCAGATGTTGTTGCAGCTATCAAAGGCGCTGGCTGCCGTAATGTCAGCGTCGTGGATGTCAAAGGACTGCTGAAACGCATTGATCCCCAGGAACGGCATTACTCCTTGGAAATCGCCGAGGAAGTGATTGTGGAATCCAAACTGCAACTTCTGTGCGAGGACGATCAAGCGGACCGTCTGGTGGAAATCATTGCGCGTGTCGGCCGCACTGGTCAGGACCAGGCCGGCGTGGTGTACGTCACGGATGTGCTCAAGGCGGTAACGATCACTGGCCCGTATGTAATGTAAATTAAGGACAAAAAATGGCACACAACCATAGCCACGATCATGCAAGTGGGCATGCCCATGCTCCAGCCGACTTTGGGCGCGCCTTCGCTATCGGGGTAACGCTGAACCTTGGGTTTGTCGTGGCAGAGGCCGTTTTTGGCGTACTGTCGAACTCATTGGCCTTGCTGGCTGATGCCGGCCATAATCTGAGCGATGTACTGGGATTGCTGCTGGCTTGGGGTGCCAGCATCCTGGCCAAACGCATCCCTTCTCAACGTTTTACCTATGGGCTGCGTAGCTCAACCATTCTGGCAGCACTGTTCAATGCCATTCTTCTGTTGATAGCCATTGGTGCCATCGCCTGGGAGGCCATCCAGCGATTTGGACATCCCGAACCGGTGAACGGAATAACTGTCATTGCTGTGGCTGCACTGGGAGTGGTGATCAACACCGTGACAGCCTTACTGTTCATGGCAGGCCGCAAACATGATGTGAACATCCGTGGCGCCTTCCTGCATATGGCTGCGGATGCCGGTGTATCCTTGGGGGTCGTGCTCGCGGGCATTGGCATTCTTGCGACGGGCTGGCTATGGCTTGATCCGGCTATCAGTCTCACGATTGTTGTGGTCATTCTGGCAGGTACCTGGGGACTGCTGCGCGAGTCACTGGGGCTGGCTTTGCAGGCAGTGCCAAAGGGGGTGGATCCAGGCGCGGTAAAGGCCTTCCTGGCCGGCCTACCGGGTGTGGCAGAGGTCCATGACTTGCACATCTGGGCCATGAGCACGACTGAATGGACACTGACTGCGCATCTAGTCTGCCCGGCCGGGCATCCGGGCGATGCATTTTTGTCCGATGCCGCCGAAAAGATGCAGCGGCGCTTTAAGATCCAGCACCTTACCTTACAAATTGAAGTTGGCGGTTCCCAGCAATCCTGCCAACAGGCACCAGAGCATTGCGTATGAAGTTCCGGCCCGGCCGTGTTCATTTCGATCCGGCCTTTCATAAAGTTCAGGATCAGATTAACAACCGGGGATCAGTCTCCTTTCGTTCAATCTGTCGCCCGCGCTCCATCACCAAAAGGAGGTATGAAATGCGGATAGGCATCATCGTATTTGCGCTGCTCTTGCTGCTGATCGGCGGGATGTTTCTGTTTGGACCTTTTTCTTGGCGCGGCGGTGCGCCTGCGGCTGCCATGATGCATGACATACCCATGAACGGCATGAACCGCGGGATGGGAGGTATGAGCGGCATGCCGAGCATGCTGCGGCATCAGTACGTGATGCGCAATGGCATCCCGGCGGCCTATCGCGACGCCAGCAATCCCCTGCCCGCCACGGCGGACAACATCCGTGCCGGAGGCCGGCTGTTCGCTTCGAATTGCGCGACCTGCCATGGGCCTCAGGGGCTGGGCAATGGCCCCGCTGGGCGCGATCTGAATCCGCCACCGGCAAATATCGCCAGGTTTGTTCGCTCTCCCATGGCCAATGACCCCTATCTCTTCTGGACGATTTCGGAAGGCGGCGCGCCGGTCGGTTCGGCCATGCCCGCTTTCAAGGGCGTACTGTCCAACACCGAGCGCTGGCAGATCATCCGCTATCTGCGCGCGGGCTTTCCGCAAGCGGGCTGAATGCCGGTGCCGCGGCTGAGAGGGGATCCTTGTTTTCTGGCCGCGAGCCCCTCTTTGCTATGATGGGCTTTTTGCCCGCCCCAGAGGAGCCGCCGTGTTTTCGACCCTTTACGCCAAGGTGATGCAGTGGGCCGTCCATCCGCACGCACCGCGTTATCTGGCCGGCATCAGCTTTGCCGAATCCTCGTTTTTCCCGATTCCGCCTGACGTCATGCTCGCGCCGATGGCCTTGGCGCAACCCGGGAAAGCCTGGAGATACGCGCTGCTCACCACCGTCGCTTCGGTGCTTGGCGGCGCCTTTGGCTATCTGCTCGGCATGTTCGCCTTCGATGTCATCGAACCCCTGATCCGTGACGCTGGCTACTGGAGCCAGTACCAGCAGGCGAATGACTGGTTCGACAAATGGGGCTTCTGGGCCATCTTCATCGCCGGCTTCTCGCCCATCCCCTACAAGGTGTTCACCATCGCGGCCGGGGTGATCGGCATGGCCTTTCTCCCCTTTCTGATCGCATCTACCATAGGCCGGGGAGCGCGGTTCTTCATGGTGGCCGGTTTGATGAAATGGGGCGGCGCGCCCATGGAAGCCAAGTTAAGACTCTACATCGACCGGATCGGCTGGGCGACGGTGATGCTTGCCTTGCTTGCCTTCATCGCGCTCAGGTATGGATAAGTTTAGCTGTCGGAACATCTTCCACTGATTTACCCAGAGTTGGCCAACTTACCTGGAGGAAGTTACGTGAACGAGCTTTCCACTACCCTCAGCTACATTCTTTGGCCAGTCGCCTTCATGATCCTTGGTGGTATTGCCGCCATCTTCCGAGCGCCAGGCCCCCGCCTGACCAGCGCCATCCAGCATTTCGCGGCCGGGGTGGTGTTTGCCGCCATTGCGGTGGAGTTGCTGCCGGAACTGGTTGGTGAGCATGCGCCTTTCGCTGTCATGGTCGGTTTTGCGCTGGGGGTGCTGCTCATGCTGGGCATGAAGGCATTGACTGCACGCTTGGGAGCAAAGACAGTGCTGCCAGCAGGTGGTACGGCCAGTCCGCTAGGCCTGGTGGCGACCGTCGCCATTGATGTATTCATTGACGGGCTATTGATCGGGGTGGGTTTCGCCGCCGGTGCGGAACAGGGCAAGATGCTCACCTTTGCACTGACGCTCGAACTGCTTTTCCTGGGCCTGTCAGCCGCTAGCAGCCAAATCCAGGCTGGCGTGGCACGTGCAAGAGTCGTTGGGGTTACTCTCTTGCTCGGTGGCCTGGTCGCTCTGGGCGCCAGTATCGGGATACTGCTTCTGGGGGGGTTGAAAGGGCCGATTCTGGCCGGCGTGCTCGCCTTCGGTAGCGCGGCGCTACTGTATCTCGTCACCGAGGAGCTGCTGGTGGAAGCACATGAGGTCCCGGAAACACCCTGGCTGACGGCAGCCTTCTTTCTGGGCTTTCTCGTCTTTCTGGAACTGGGAATGGCAGTCTGAAAAAGCCGCTTAGTGGACAAGCCCGAGAGTTCCTACGGAACCCTCGGCGGATTGGACCAGGAGCAAAACTCCCGCAGACTGCCTGATTCAGAATTGCCCATGAAGAAAACACATAGCCGACATGCGCTCGAATTCATCCGCGAACCCAGGCAACTGGATCGTCCGGCTCTCCAGGCCCGGCTTGGCCTTGAACCAGCCTGAGCTGCGCTCCGCCCCAGGCCGGATAGGCATATCAGGGCGAACCTCCTACCCTGTTACTCCGTCAAGTTTTTGACAGAGGAGATTTCCATGGCCCATCAAGCCCATCAGGAACTGTTGCAAGTCCTCAATGCCTGCGTCGCCGCCTGTGAGCACTGCGCCAATGCCTGCCTCAATGAGCCCGATGTCGCCAAGATGACCGAGTGTATTCGCCTCGACCGCGACTGCGCTGACATCTGCGCGCTCACCGCCCAGTGGATCGCCCGTGACAGCCACTTCACCCAGCGCCTGACCGCGCTCTGCGCCGCTATCTGTGATGCCTGCGGCGCGGAATGCGGAAAGCATCAGCATCATGATCACTGCCGCGAGTGTGCCGAGGCCTGCCGCCGCTGCGCAGAGGCCTGCCGGTCCATGACTGCCTGAAACAAGCCACAGTCACGTTAGAGGGGAGCATCCAGGCCGTGGCCTCTCGCGGCGTTCTGGCTCAGGCCAGCCCGGGGCCTCGCCCGCGCTGCTTCAGGGTCTCGATGACTTCTTCATCAGCAACCTGATCAAAATGCCTGAAGAACTGGCCCACCGCGCCGAAGTCCATTGGCGCTTCCAGATAGACCAACTCATCCGCATGATTCCGTAGGCGGCGCACAGTATCCGCCGGTAGCACAGCCGTGGCTGCTATGAGCTTTTCTGGTCCCTTCGCGCGCACGGATTCCAGCGCCGAGATCATCGTCGACCCGGTAGCAATGCCATCATCCACGATGATCACGGTGCGTCCGGCGGGATCAATGGGCGGACGGATGGGCGTGTACGCCGTCCGACGCCGCAGCATGATCTCCTTCTGCGTCGCCACCTCCTCAGCGATATAGGCCGAGCTGATATTGTAGCGCTGGACAACCTCGTTCAGTGTCACGCGTCCGCTCTCATCCACGGAGCCGATGGCGAACTCCGGATTGCCCGGCGCACCGAGCTTACGCACCAGCACCACATCCAGCTCACCGTTCAGCGCCTCGGCAATCACTGCAGCCATCGGCACGGCGCCGCGTGGAATGGCCAGCACCAGAGGGTTCCTGCCGCGATATTCGACAAGCCTCTCAGCGAGTTTATGGGCAGCCTCGATTCGGTCCCTGAATGGCATGGCGGATTCCTTTTGCTTGCTGGATACAGGATTAGACCGGAGGACAGCGGGAAGATTTCCTTCAAAAAACTCCCAGGCCCATGCAAACCCCACCCCCGCCCGCGCTGCCGCCTCGCGATCAGTCTCTGCATTGCCGACGAAAACCGTCTCCCCCGCCCCCACACCAAAATGCGCCATGATCGACTGCAACATGCCCGGTGCAGGCTTGCGACAGTCGCAATCCACTTCCAGCGCATGGGGACAAAAGCGGATACAGGGCCGGGGGCGGATCTCGCCGACGGCCTCATGCATCATGTCCCGCAGCAGTCGCTGCGCCATGGCCGCGCTCAACCAGCCATAGGCCACCTGATCCTGATTCGAGGCAATGCCCAGAAAAGGCCCGTCCGGGTCCCAGGGGATGGCCCGCAGCACAGCCGCCACGCCGGGCAAGAGTTCCCATTCTCCCGGCCGGTGCGGACAGGGCTTGCCGGGCACGATAGTCCGGCGCAGGGTGTCATCAGCATCGAAGATGAACAGGCGCATATTCGCAAGCCAGCCATCCATGCGTGCGTTCGTGCTCATGCACAAAGCGCCAGTGCGTTCTGCACTGCCTTGCCATAGCGCAAGACCTCATCTGACCAGCGCAGGCCTTCCGGATCGCCCTGCAGGGCCTGTGTGGCCAGGGTGGCATAACCCAGGCGAAAAGCGGCATAGGCGAGTTGATAAAAAGGCAGCCGGCGCAAAATGTCAGGATCATCGGCTCGTCGCGCATAATCCCGCGCCAGGCTTGCCAAAGCCGGAGCATCCAGCCCGAACTCCAGGGCGCAGCCTGCCAGATCCCAGGCGATGTCCAGCGGGCCCGGATAGAAGTGATCTTCAGTATGATCCAGCGCATCGGTCTTGAGAAAGCCGGAACTGGTCCGCAGCCACTCATGCGGCATCATCCGTCCATCTATCGCGACTGTGGGCGCATCCTTTACGAGAGACTCGAAACCCCGCAAGGATTCGCAGCGCTCGGCCCCGGATTCGCCAAAGGCCTCAGCGACATTCACCCGGATCAGGGTCAGAAGCTCCTCAAAATCCGCGCCACCTGCCAGCGGCAAGGCCTGGCGGCGAAAGGCGAGATATTCAGCCACACAGGTGGCAAACTGGCGATCATAATCCACCGCACGCAACGGCCGGCCTGCCAGCCATTTGCTGGCCAGAAAACCCTGGCGCAGCTCAAGCACCGGCGGGATCAAGCCCGCCTCTGATAGCACCTGCCCGCGCGCAAGGGCACGTTCGCCCGGTTCACCGAGCCCAGCAAATTTCCACAAGCGTCCATCGGCGTCGAGATATTTACGCCGCTCATGCTGGGGCTGAACCACCGGCCAATCCACCGCGTCACCATAAACCAGCTTGCGCCAGCCCCCACCCGAGAGATCGCGCAGGTTATCGCCGAGCAGTTGACGGGCCAGATCTGCCTCCTCGAAGCTCACGCAATACTTGGCATGGCGCGGCCAGCGCGCGCGGGCCAGATCCGAGCAGAACTGCCCGCCATCAGGCAACCAGCTTGGGAACAGAACGATGCGATCATCGGGAATCCCGAGCCTTGAGAGGGCTTCGGTGCTGCCGGCAAAAGACGAGCCGCTCAGCCCCGGCCCCTCATCCACCAGCAGGAAATGGCGGTCACGCGCCGCCCGCCAGTGATCCGCAAGGTCAGCATCCAGCAGCAGTTCACGCGAGAAGGGGTGGCCCCGCGGGCGCACTGAGAACAGCTCAACCGGCACGCCTGCGGCCTGCAGGGCGCCACCCACCACTGCCGAGAGGCTCGTGCCGATGGAGCGGATGCCGATACAAATCACCGAGCGGGGTCGCTGCTCCGTCAGGAAGCGCTGGGCGGCGAGCAGATAGCTTTGCGGGTAGAGCGCGTAATAGGCGTAACCCTCCGGCTCGCGCACCTGCACCACTGCGGGTAATTCCTGCTCAGCAAGTACAACGAGGGATTGCCGGCAGGCAGCCAGGGCAGCCGGCACCTGTTCTCCCAGCAGCGGATCGGTGCCAGCGGCAAAAAGCCGCCCCAGAGCCAGGGCAGCATCCCGCCAAGCCTGCAGCCAGTGTGAATTGGCGTCGCGCTCGGGGCAGCGGGCGTCCACCACCGCCGCCTC
This portion of the Thermithiobacillus plumbiphilus genome encodes:
- a CDS encoding transporter, with product MNELSTTLSYILWPVAFMILGGIAAIFRAPGPRLTSAIQHFAAGVVFAAIAVELLPELVGEHAPFAVMVGFALGVLLMLGMKALTARLGAKTVLPAGGTASPLGLVATVAIDVFIDGLLIGVGFAAGAEQGKMLTFALTLELLFLGLSAASSQIQAGVARARVVGVTLLLGGLVALGASIGILLLGGLKGPILAGVLAFGSAALLYLVTEELLVEAHEVPETPWLTAAFFLGFLVFLELGMAV
- a CDS encoding cation diffusion facilitator family transporter, whose protein sequence is MAHNHSHDHASGHAHAPADFGRAFAIGVTLNLGFVVAEAVFGVLSNSLALLADAGHNLSDVLGLLLAWGASILAKRIPSQRFTYGLRSSTILAALFNAILLLIAIGAIAWEAIQRFGHPEPVNGITVIAVAALGVVINTVTALLFMAGRKHDVNIRGAFLHMAADAGVSLGVVLAGIGILATGWLWLDPAISLTIVVVILAGTWGLLRESLGLALQAVPKGVDPGAVKAFLAGLPGVAEVHDLHIWAMSTTEWTLTAHLVCPAGHPGDAFLSDAAEKMQRRFKIQHLTLQIEVGGSQQSCQQAPEHCV
- a CDS encoding four-helix bundle copper-binding protein encodes the protein MAHQAHQELLQVLNACVAACEHCANACLNEPDVAKMTECIRLDRDCADICALTAQWIARDSHFTQRLTALCAAICDACGAECGKHQHHDHCRECAEACRRCAEACRSMTA
- a CDS encoding cytochrome c, with amino-acid sequence MRIGIIVFALLLLLIGGMFLFGPFSWRGGAPAAAMMHDIPMNGMNRGMGGMSGMPSMLRHQYVMRNGIPAAYRDASNPLPATADNIRAGGRLFASNCATCHGPQGLGNGPAGRDLNPPPANIARFVRSPMANDPYLFWTISEGGAPVGSAMPAFKGVLSNTERWQIIRYLRAGFPQAG
- a CDS encoding YqaA family protein, whose product is MFSTLYAKVMQWAVHPHAPRYLAGISFAESSFFPIPPDVMLAPMALAQPGKAWRYALLTTVASVLGGAFGYLLGMFAFDVIEPLIRDAGYWSQYQQANDWFDKWGFWAIFIAGFSPIPYKVFTIAAGVIGMAFLPFLIASTIGRGARFFMVAGLMKWGGAPMEAKLRLYIDRIGWATVMLALLAFIALRYG
- a CDS encoding P-II family nitrogen regulator translates to MKEINAFIHSHRIADVVAAIKGAGCRNVSVVDVKGLLKRIDPQERHYSLEIAEEVIVESKLQLLCEDDQADRLVEIIARVGRTGQDQAGVVYVTDVLKAVTITGPYVM
- a CDS encoding HAD-IIIA family hydrolase is translated as MSTNARMDGWLANMRLFIFDADDTLRRTIVPGKPCPHRPGEWELLPGVAAVLRAIPWDPDGPFLGIASNQDQVAYGWLSAAMAQRLLRDMMHEAVGEIRPRPCIRFCPHALEVDCDCRKPAPGMLQSIMAHFGVGAGETVFVGNAETDREAAARAGVGFAWAWEFFEGNLPAVLRSNPVSSKQKESAMPFRDRIEAAHKLAERLVEYRGRNPLVLAIPRGAVPMAAVIAEALNGELDVVLVRKLGAPGNPEFAIGSVDESGRVTLNEVVQRYNISSAYIAEEVATQKEIMLRRRTAYTPIRPPIDPAGRTVIIVDDGIATGSTMISALESVRAKGPEKLIAATAVLPADTVRRLRNHADELVYLEAPMDFGAVGQFFRHFDQVADEEVIETLKQRGRGPGLA